Proteins encoded together in one Columba livia isolate bColLiv1 breed racing homer chromosome 3, bColLiv1.pat.W.v2, whole genome shotgun sequence window:
- the LOC110365093 gene encoding TOG array regulator of axonemal microtubules protein 2 isoform X5 yields the protein MAGFEVVCSLLVIFVRPSNQKCSPEASHPHPKLCRQIFGLEDEWPVNESSAEQALPLHSSTCHAVPQLRSLSDVGSDGSWETWCFLSAKYHTSIAVYCRSVPQFKPRHKALRGGSIDSNLQFRGSSWTTEEGASFQSILTIKMKKQLRFLNEDGDGDGRKPNAIPPLDDWASEADVQDFSTGQGGDHPHLSHQALTQDPQEREASSADSGTIQIKDKLKTKRMSEGLSASYREVQTLEPILPALQHRVAHDVKSARRLREPVAPLPSLPTRQAKETSHRVRPRLLSVDDFKISNEKIRVVLCKSAQEKIDQQQMRERKIVLREREKETEKSLWLPALNVDPRDEANKSFGPPPVSGTVPSMSNTCKESAGTALRKRFNRPSLPSVPVINKDSRVPRKSSVNSLPPIALDSSKAGDEPECRDAQEAKPDPNPQQALLNALTWLSSDDWEEKVKGLISIRCLAISHSEVLLSRLHDVSLVVIKEVNNLRSKVCCCAINTLGVLFGTMKKDMDHEVDEIARVLLWKMGDSSDFIQTAANQSLGLMVGSVTPARAMAALMASGVQHRNVLVRKTAAEHLLTAMERIGAKKLLSGIPTSTEVLVCMLVNLALDCHQNTRCYGRKMLNLLMNHPKFDSYLKKSVPSRDLEAVMAMIKQKGTEGHQCEPPSAKEHKKSKKNGLMMPQDNLPSNGGSVSDVPMPPSQTARQKARQTVRQTARRPSQEETEQRQELCKLLTAEDFQTRMEGVMLLLDHCKNNPQLISTNISQIFDVFVLRLQDCNKKVNQRALEALASMTAILGDALYPVLTSLVVAVTENLNSKHLGIYAAAVNVLKACIDHLDNTLLLQILASRVHYLSGKALLDVIECLSVLVATVYPRKPQTVHRHVLPALWFFLGNKALPVRSGGVRAVLTKLAKSLDEVMGPGLKEYATSQPQHVTRSLWDLLNLVKA from the exons ATGGCAG GTTTTGAGGTTGTGTGCTCTCTGCTTGTAATCTTTGTGAGACCTTCCAATCAGAAATGCAGTCCTGAAGCCTCACACCCACACCCCAAATTGTGTCGTCAGATCTTCGGCTTGGAAGATGAATG gcCAGTGAATGAATCATCAGCAGAGCAAGCCCTGCCTCTGCATTCTTCCACTTGTCATGCTGTTCCTCAGCTTCGCTCACTTTCAGACGTCGGAAGTGATGGCAGTTGGGAAACGTGGTGTTTTCTCTCAG CTAAATACCACACCTCAATTGCTGTCTACTGTAGGAGCGTTCCCCAATTCAAACCCAGACACAAGGCTCTGCGAGGCGGAAGCATTGATTCAAACTTGCAGTTTCGTGGCAGCAGTTGGACCACTGAAGAAGGAG cttcttttcagtCCATATTAACAATCAAGatgaagaagcagctgaggtTCTTgaatgaggatggggatggtgATGGGAGGAAACCAAATGCCATCCCTCCCCTGGATGACTGGGCCAGTGAGGCTGATGTGCAAGACTTCAGCACTGGGCAAGGAGGTGACCACCCCCACCTTTCTCACCAAGCCTTGACCCAGGACCCCCAAGAGAGGGAGGCAAGCAGCGCTGACTCGGGTACCATCCAGATCAAAGACAAGCTGAAGACGAAGAGGATGTCTGAGGGCCTGTCAGCCTCATACAGAG AGGTCCAGACTTTGGAACCCATTTtgcctgctctccagcatcGCGTTGCTCATGATGTGAAGTCTGCCAGACGTTTGCGTGAACCTGTGGCCCCATTGCCAAGCCTCCCAACCAGACAGGCCAAGGAGACAAGCCATCGTGTGAGGCCTCGCCTTCTGAGTGTCGATGACTTCAAGATCAGCAATGAAAAG ATCCGCGTTGTCTTGTGCAAGTCAGCTCAGGAGAAAATAGACCAACAGCAAATGAGAGAGAGGAAGATTGTGCttagggagagggagaaagagacagaaaagtcCTTGTGGCTCCCTGCACTGAACGTTGACCCCAGGGATGAAGCCAACAAAA GCTTTGGCCCACCGCCTGTCAGTGGGACAGTTCCCAGCATGAGCAATACATGCAAAGAGAGCGCTGGTACTGCCTTGAGGAAGCGGTTCAACAGGCCCTCACTTCCCAGCGTCCCTGTCATCAACAAGGACAGCAGAGTCCCACGCAAGTCCTCAG TGAACTCACTGCCGCCCATTGCTCTGGACTCCTCCAAGGCGGGAGATGAGCCAGAGTGCAGGGACGCCCAGGAAGCCAAACCCGACCCTAACCCACAGCAGGCGCTGCTCAACGCGCTCACATGGCTCAGCAGCGATGACTG ggaggagaaagtgaagggactCATCAGCATCAGATGCCTGGCTATCTCCCACTCAGAAGTCCTTCTTTCTAGACTTCATGATGTTTCCTTGGTAGTTAtcaaagag GTGAACAATCTCCGCTCAAAGGTGTGTTGCTGTGCAATCAACACTCTTGGAGTGCTCTTCGGGACCAtgaagaaggacatggaccacGAAGTGGATGAGATTGCTCGGGTCTTGCTGTGGAAGATGGGGGACTCCAGCGACTTCATTCAGACAGCAGCCAATCAGTCCCTGGGGCTCATGGTGGGGAGTGTGACTCCTGCACGAGCAATGGCTGCTCTCATGGCCAGTGGAGTCCA ACACCGCAATGTCCTGGTGCGCAAGACTGCGGCCGAACACCTACTGACTGCGATGGAGCGAATTGGAGCCAAGAAGCTCCTCTCAGGCATACCTACCAGTACTGAGGTGCTGGTGTGCATGCTGGTGAATCTTGCTCTGGACTGTCATCAGAACACAAG ATGTTATGGACGGAAGATGCTGAATTTATTGATGAATCATCCAAAATTTGATAGTTATTTGAAAAAGTCTGTCCCCTCACGTGACTTGGAAGCTGTTATGGCAATGATTAAACAGAAA GGGACAGAAGGCCATCAATGTGAACCTCCATCTGCCAAGGAGCACAAGAAGTCTAAGAAGAATGGCTTGATGATGCCCCAGGACAACTTGCCTTCTAATGGAGG gtCTGTCTCTGATGTACCCATGCCACCCTCTCAGACAGCCCGTCAGAAGGCCCGTCAGACAGTCCGTCAGACAGCCCGTCGCCCATCACAGGAAGAGACTGAACAGCGCCAGGAGCTTTGCAAGCTCCTGACAGCTGAGGACTTTCAGACAAGAATGGAGGGAGTGATGCTCCTCCTAGATCACTGCAAAAACAACCCCCAGCTAATCTCCACTAACATTTCCCAG ATTTTTGACGTTTTTGTCCTGAGACTTCAGGATTGCAACAAGAAAGTGAACCAGCGGGCACTGGAGGCACTGGCTTCAATGACAGCCATACTCGGAGATGCCTTGTACCCAGTCCTGACCTCTCTGGTAGTAGCAGTCACTGAGAACCTGAACTCAAAGCACTTGGGGATTTATGCTGCAGCTGTGAATGTGCTGAAAGCATGCATAGATCACCTAG ATAACACATTGCTGCTGCAAATCTTGGCCAGCCGAGTGCATTACCTCAGCGGCAAAGCTCTGCTGGATGTCATAGAATGTCTCTCAG TGCTTGTGGCCACTGTTTATCCCCGGAAACCTCAAACCGTCCACCGCCATGTCCTGCCCGCGCTCTGGTTCTTTTTGGGAAACAAGGCCCTGCCTGTCCGAAGCGGCGGTGTCAGGGCTGTGCTCACCAAGCTTGCAAAGAGCCTTGACGAAGTGATGGGCCCCGGCCTGAAGGAGTACGCCACCAGCCAGCCTCAGCATGTGACAAGAAGCCTCTGGGACCTCTTGAACCTTGTGAAGGCTTGA